From the Anaeromyxobacter dehalogenans 2CP-1 genome, the window CGCCGCCGCTCCCGCTGGCGCCGGCGCGCCCGGGCGCGGGGCCGTGCTCGGCGGACCTGGGCGCGATCGCCGCGGCGCTCCGCGAGCCGCTGGCGCGGGCCTCCACCGCGGCCTCCATGCTGCGGCTCCTCGCGCCCAGGCTGGCGCTCGGCGCCGGGGAGCTGGCGCGGCTGGAGGGCGCCCTCGGCGACCTGGAGCGGCGCCTCGGCGCGCTGGCGGCGACGTCCGGCGCGGGCGCGGTCCGGCCGGTCGATCTCGCCGCCGCCTTCGGCGAGATCGCCGCCCAGCTCCCGCCCGGCGTGCGGGTGCGCGCGGCGCTCGAGCCCGCGCCGGTGCTGGCCGACGAGGCGCGGCTCCGGGCGATGCTGCGCGAGCTGCTGCGCGCCGTGTGCGAGGCGCTGCCGGCCGGCGGCGAGCTCACCGCCACCGTGGCCGTGCGGCGGGGCGCGGCGGTGCTGGAGCTCGGGCGCGCCGGCGGGCGGGGCGCGGGCGAGGCGGGCGCGGCGGCGCTGGCACGTGCGGCGCTCGGCCCCGAGGGTGCGAGGGTGGAGGAGGAGACCGCACCCGGGCGTGGACGCGTGCTTCGCCTCGTGCTTCCGCTCGCTGCGCCGCCGGCGGCCCCCGCGCACGCTCCCACCGCGGGTGCGACCGGCCCGCGCTTCGTTTGACGCACGGGGGAGGGGTCGATAGCATCCACCGCGCGTTTCCGTCCGGTTCCGCACCCCTCCCAGGAGCCCGCATCCTCCGCCTCGGTCACATCAGCGACCTGCACGTGGCCGACCGCAGCCGCTACCCGCGGAACGGCTTCACCGCGCGCGACTGCGAGCGCCACTCGACGCGGCTGGCGAAGGGCCTGCTCGACGCCCTGCGGGAGATCGGGGTGGACCACCTGGTGGTCACCGGGGACCTCACGTTCTCCGGCGAGCCGCGCGAGTTCGAGCGCGCGGCCGAGCTGCTCCGGCCGTTCGCCGAGGCGGGCAAGCTCACGGTGGTGCCCGGCAATCACGACGTGTGGACCGAGGAGTCGGTGGAGACCGGCCGGTTCCTGCGCGCGCTCGGCCCCGACGGCAAGGGCATGAAGAAGGCGGCGCCGTCCTATCCGCACGTGGTGCCGCTCGGCGACGAGGCGGTGCTCGTCGCGCTCGACAGCGCACGCTACGGCGACGATCCCTGGACCACCCCCGGCCGCCTGGGCGGCGAGCAGCTCCGCGCCGCGCGCGAGCTGGCCCGCGAGCACGCGCGGCTGGGGCGGGCGGTGCTGCTCGCGTTCCACCACCACGTGGTGCTCCCGCCCGAGCGCGTGCCGTCCGACGCGCACGTGTGCCGCATGCCGCTCGCCGACGCGGACCAGGTGGTCCGGCTGGTGGCCGAGGTCCCGGTGGCGGCGGTCCTGCACGGGCACCGCCACACCGCGTTCCGGGTGGACCTCCCCGGCGCGGCCGGGCCGACGCCCGTCCTGTGCGCGGGATCGGCGTCGCGGACCGCCGACGAGCCGGTCCGCAGAGCCCGCGCCTACCTGTACGAGGTCGATCGCACCGGGGTCCGCAGCGTCGAGGCCCTGGTCGCCGGCACGGAGTGAACCCATGAAGAAGCTGCTCATCGTCGCGCTGCCGCTCGGGCTCGCGATCCTCGGGGGCGCCTCGGTCCTGTCCGGCCAGCGCGCCGCGCAGTCCGCGGCCGAGTCGCGCCTGGAGCGCGCCCGCCTGAAGCGCGAGTTCGCCGAGCGGGCCGCGCTGGCGCGCGCGCTGCCGCCGGAGCGCGCCGGGCAGTGGTCCGACGAGGCCACCTCGCTGCTGGGCTGGTACTTCGAGGGCCTGAAGGAGATCCGGGCCCGCTTCCCGGGCGTGGAGCCCGCGCCGACGGCGCTCGCCTCGGCCGAGGCGGAGCGCAAGGGCAAGGTCGCCGACAAGGACCGCGCCGCGATCGAGGACTTCCAGAAGTACGCCGACGGGCGCGCCGCGCTGCTGAAGGCCCGCTGGGCGCCGGTGCAGTCGGTGCAGGCGAACGGCCTGCGCCTCGACCTCGTCACGATCGAGCCGGGCGCGTCGCCCGGCGGCGGCCCCGGGCTGCGCATCGACTTCGCGCTCTGGGGCGCGCCGCGGCTGGTGGACCGGGAGAAGACCGGCGACCGCACCGTCACGCGGGTCATCTCGCCGGTGTCGTTCGACAAGATCGGCTTCCGGTTCCTCGACGCCGCCGGCAAGCCGTACGGCGAGATGAGCGGCCCCGGCGAGCCGTACCAGAAGCTGGTGGACGCCGAGCGCTTCGTGGAGGACTTCCCGCCGGGCGTGATGTTCGGCACCTGGTGGGTGGAGCTGCTCCCGCGCGAGGCGGCCAGCGTGGAGCTCGATCTCGGCGTGAACGTGCGCGGCGCGGGCGGCTCGTCGGTCCCGGCCGCCTTCCACGTGTCCATGCCGGTCGCCGAGGCCTGGAGGATCCCGCCCGGCGCGGTGTACCAGGCCGAGGTCCGCGAGGCGGCGCAGTAGCCCGTGGCCGACCCCACGGCGAAGCCGTCGAAGCCCGCCGCGGCCAAGGCCGCGAAGCCGAAGAAGCCCGGCAAGCCGAGGACCGCGACGAAGGCGGCCGCGCCCGCGAAGGCCGCCGCGGGTGCCGTGAAGGCGAAGGCGAACGCGCCCCGGCGCGCCCCGCGTCCGCCCGCGGCGGCGCCGCCTGCTCCGCCGCTCCCGGATCCGTCCGGGGACGCGCCGCTGCACGAGCTCTCGCGCGACGGCCTGTCGGTGCTGCTCTACGTGGCGCTCCTCCCGGACGAGACGCGGGCGCTCGTGAAGGACCTCGGCCTGACCGTGCCCGGGTTCCGCACCGACGCGCTCTCCGACGTGGAGCGCTGCGACGTGCTCGCGGACGAGATCCGCGCCGCGCCCGCCACCCGCGCGCGCGCGCTCGACGTGCTCCGGAAGGAGTTCGGCGGGATGCCGCTGCCGGAGACGCACCTCGAGCCGCGCGACGCGGACGACCTGCTCGCGGTGGGCAGCTCGGACCACGGCCTGCCGCTCGCGCTCTGGCGCGTGCTGGCCGACCCGGTCCCGGGGGTGCGGGAGCGCGCCCTGCCCGTGCTGGAGCAGCTCGCGAAGGAGTACTACGGACCGGCGCCGGAGGGCGCCGCGCCGCGCGACCCGGGGCCGAAGGCGCCCTCGCCGGAGCAGGAGGCCGCCGCCGCGGCCGCGCGCGTGCAGGCCCTGGAGAAGGCGCTCGAGCGCGCCGAGCAGCAGGTCGAGTCGGTCCGGCGCAAGGGCGAGGAGCAGCGCGAGAAGCTCCAGGAGTGGCTGAAGGAGGCGCGCGCTCGCGCGGCGCAGGCGGTGGACGAGGCGGCGCGCGCGCGCGAGGCGGCGGACGCGGCCGCCCGGGCGCGCGAGCGGGCCGAGGCGGCGCTCTCGGCGGCGCAGGCCACCGACGCGGCCGCCGAGGCGGCCCGGCAGCGCGCCGCGGCGCGCGAGCTGGAGGGCAGGGTGGCCGCGCTCGACGCGAAGGTGGCGCGACAGGCGGCGCGCGAGGCGGAGCTGGAGACGGCGCTGCGCGACGCGCGCGCGGCGGCGCAGGCGGCGCCGGCCGGCGCGCCGGCGGCGGCGGGCGTCGAGGCGGACGAGCCGGAGGACGCGCCGTCCTCGTGGCTGATGCCGGTCTACACCCGCGAGTTCTACGACTCGCTCGCGGGGTGGGACCGCCGGATCCAGCGCGCCGCGTTCAAGCAGGCGGCGCTGCTCGCGCAGGACCACCGCCACCCGAGCCTCCGCGCGCTCCCGCTGGAGGGGCTGCCCGGCTACTACCGCGTGCGGGTCGCGACCGACGTGCGGCTGCTGTACCGGCGCGGCGAGCGACAGAACGAGATCGAGATCCTCTCGCTCATCGACCGGGAGGACCTCGACCGCTACGTGCGCCAGGCCAAGACGCGGCAGTGACCCTGGCCCGGCACGACGCGCCGGTGACCGGACGTGCGACCCCCTCGACCGCACGTCCGGCCAGCGGCGCCGCCGCTACTCGATGCCCTCGATGTGATCCGCCACCTCGGCCCCGCCCTCCGGTGCCGCTCGCGGCTCGGGCCTGCGCCCGCGCCTGCTGCGGGACCGCGGGTCCTCCGCCGCCGAGAGCTCCTTCCCGGCCGCGAGCAGCCGGGCCCACGCCTCCGGCGTGGGCTGCGCGCGTGCCGCCTCCAGCGCCTCCCGGTACGCCTTGCGCGCGGCGTCCAGCCTGCCACTCGACCTCGCCATGCCGCCTCCCCTCCGCAGGGTCCGTAGGACCTGTGCGCAAGATAGGCGTGCAGGGAGGGCAAGGTAAGCCGAGGGCGGGCTCGCCCTGGTGGGCAGGACCCGTCGCAGGTGGCGGACGTACGAGCGTCGCCCGGCGGCTCGGCCGCCGCGCGGTCAGGTGAGCTTGCGGTACACGCCCACCACCACGCCCAGGATCATGGTGCTGCGGAAGTCGGAGTGGCGGACGTAGATGGGCGCCATGCGCGGGTTCGAGGGCTGGAAGCGCACGCGGTCGCCCTCGAAGTAGACGCGCTTCACGGTGGCCTCGTCGTCGATCATCGCGACCACGATCTCGCCGTCGTCCGCGTTGAGCTGCTTCTTCACGAACACGTAGTCGCCGGGCAGGATCCCGTCGCCGATCATCGAGTCGCCCTGGACGCGCAGCCCGTAGACCTTCTTGTTCGTGCCGAGCAGGAACGCGTCCACCTGCACCGTGTCCTCGACGCGCTCCTGCGCGAGGATCGGCATGCCGGCGGCCACGCGGCCGACGATGGGGATCTCGATCATCCGGCTGCCGGGCCGGGCCGGCCCGCGCACCAGCGGGACCACGTTGGAGCCGGTCTCGCCGCCGCCGAGCGCCTCGCGCGCCGCCGACGTCGGGATGAGCGCGCGCGACTTCACCGGATCGCGCGAGAGGTAGCCCTTGCGCTCGAGCGCCTTGAGGTGGTCGTTGACGCCGTTCGTGGAGCGGATGTCCAGCGCCTCGCCGATCTCGCGGATCGTGGGCGGGTAGCCGTGGTCCTCGATCTGCGAGGCGATGAAGCGGAGCACCTCGAGCTGGCGGTCGGTGAGGCCTTCCATGGGGGCACCTCCTGAACATCGGTATACTGGCTCGGCGTTCAGAAGACAAGCAAACGCCCGGCCGCCGGCCCGGTTGCCCGGGGCGCGGGGCGGGGATACGGTCCCGCCGTGCCGCCCACCCTCGGATCCGCCCTCTCGCTCGGCGTGCGCGCGCTCTTCCGCGAGGCGTGGCTCGTCGCGCCGGGCCTCGCCGTCGCCGGGCTGCGCCGTGCGCTCGGCTGGCCCGCGCTCGCCTTCGCCTGGGCGATCCTCGCCGAGGCCGCGTTCCAGGCCGCCCGCGCCGCGCCGCTCGATCCGTTCGCGCCGGTGCGCGGCATGGCGGCGGTCGCCGGGGCGCCGCGCGCGCTCGGGATCGCGGGCGGGCTGTGGCTGGCCGGGCGGGTGGCGGGCGCGCTGCTGCGGGTGGCCTGGCTCGCCGGCGCGCTGCCGGCGCTGGGGTCCGCGATGGGCGGGGAGCGAGGGGGCCCGGACCGGTTCGCGGCCGGGGTGGCGTACCGGCTGCCGCGGGTGCTCGCGACCGCGCTCCTGGGCCTGGTGGCGGAGGTCTCGGGCGGCCTGTTCGCCGCGGCGCTGGCGCTCGGCACGCTCCGGCTGGCCGGCGCCGGCGGCGGTCCCGGCGCGGCGCCGCTCGCGGCCGCGGCCGCGCTCGCCCTGACGCTCGCGGTGGCGGTGCCCGTCGCGCTCTCGGTGGCGGTGGACGCGGCGGTCGCCCGCGCCGCGGTCCTCGACGAGCCGGCCGGCGCGGCGTTCGCGGGCGCGGCGCGGCGGCTGCTCGCGCGCCCGGGCACGTTCGTGCTCGCCGCGCTCGCGTTCGGCGTCGCCGGCGCGCTCGCGCCCGCGCTGGTCGAGGGGCTCGGGGGCGCGCTGCCCGGCGCCGTCGCCGCGGGCCCGGGCCTGGCGGTGGCCGGCGCGACGGTGATGCTGGTGGCGGCCGCCGGGGTCTCGGCGGCGGTGGACCTCGCCTGGCTCGGGACGGTCGCCGCGCTCGCCTGCGCGGAGGAGCGCGGCTGACCCGGCCCCGTCCGGCTCAGCGCTTCAGCCAGCGGCGCAGCGAGATCTTGCGCATCCGCAGCGTGGCGAGGTGGTACGCCGCCGCGAACGCGCACAGCACCGCCGCAGCGCCCAGCGCGAGCCCGCCCAGCAGGCCCTCGCCGCTCGCCAGCACCACCAGCCCCCCCACGGTGAGGCCGGCCGCGAGCAGCCCGAGGAACACCAGCACCGCGAGCGCGCGCACGTGGCCGCCGATCCGGTCGATGGCGTCGGAGGCGACGTTCACGCGGAACTTGCCGCCCTCGAGGTCCACCAGGATCTGCGAGAGCTGGGTGGGCACGTCCTCGGCGAGGCCCTGGAGCTTGAGCAGCGAGCGCATCACCAGGCCGGAGGCGTCGGACGGGTTGAAGCGCGAGAGCAGCAGCTCCTTTGCGTAGGGCAGCCCGACCTCGAGGATGTCGAGCTTCGGGTACAGCCGGCGGATGATGCCCTCGATGGTGACCGACGCCTTCGCGAGGACCGCGTACTCCTTCGGGATGCGGATGCGGTGGCGGATGGCGAGGTCGAGGAGGTCCCGCAGCAGCGTGGCGCTGCGGATCTCGTCCAGCCGCAGGCCCAGGTAGCGGTCGAGGATGACGCGGATGTCCTCGCGGAACTCGGTGATGGGCGCGCGCGCGTCCGGCACGCCGATCCGGTTCAGCACCCGCGCCACCGTCTCCGGGTCGCGCAGCGCCACCGCCACGATGAGCGTGACGAGCGCCTCCTGCTGCACGCGCGACAGGCGGCCCACCAAGCCGAAGTCGAGCAGGGCGATGCGGTTCCCCGGCAGCACCAGGATGTTCCCGGGGTGCGGGTCGCCGTGGAAGAGCCCGTCCTCGAACAGCTGCCGGAACGACGCCTCGATGACGTTGCGGGCCACCTGCTCGAGGTCGAACCCGGCCTCGGCGGTGACGTCGGAGACCTTCACGCCCTCCACGTAGTCGAGCGTGAGCACGGTGTCGCACGAGAGCGCCTTGTGCACGCGCGGGATCACCAGGAACTCGCGGCCGGCCGACGTCTCGTACATGGCGGTCGCGTTGCGGGCCTCGTTCGAGAAGTCGAGCTCCTCGTGGATGGTCCGGTCGAACTCCTCCATCACGCCGGTGGGCGTGTAGATGCCGGTCTCCTCGATCACCGCCTCGAGCAGGCCGGCCAGGTCGTGGAGCAGCGCCAGGTCCGACTCGATCTGCTCCCGGATGCGCGGGCGCTGGACCTTCACCACCACCTGCACGCCCTCGTGCGTGGTGGCGCGGTGCACCTGCGCGATCGAGGCGCTGGCGAGCGGGACCGGATCCAGCGCGGCGAACAGCGTCTCCACGGGGCGGCCCAGGCCGCGCTCGATCTCGTCGCGGATCTCGGCGACGCCCACCGGCGGGCAGGCGTCCTGCAGCTTCTCGAGCTCGTCGACCCAGTGCGAGGGCAGCACGTCGGGCCGGGAGGAGAGGAGCTGCCCCAGCTTGATGAACGTGGGCCCGAGCTCCCCGAGCATGGTGCGGAAGCGCGCCGCGGTGCTGCGATCCGGGGGCGGGAGGGGCTCTCCCGGCGGCGGCGCGTCGCGGCCCAGCACGTCCCGCAGCCGCATCCGCTCGAGGTACGCGCCGAAGCCGTGGCGGGCCATGGCGGCCGAGATCTGCCGCAGCCGGTTGAGATCCTGGAACGCCCGCCCGAGCATGGCCCGCGACTGTAACACCGGGATCCGGGGGTGGCCACGAGCGCGATGGGCGAAGGCGCGGGTGAGGAATCGAACGGCGCCGCCGGGGGTTCCCGTCGCGAGCCCGGGCGCGCCGCGGTGTGGGATGGACGTCGCGTGCGCCGCTGACTCGCCCTCGACCGCGCGCCTCGCGCTCCCCCCCCGTCCACGGAGGTCGCTCCCGATGTCCAGCCTGCTCCGCACCGTCTGCGCCCCCTGCCTCGCCGCGCTGCTCGCGAGCGCCTGCAGCGGCGCAGGGCCGGCCGATCCGCCCGTCGCGCCGCCGGCGGATCCCGGAGCGCCCGGAATGCCCACCGGTCCCGGCACGCCCGGCGACCCCGGAGCGCCGGGCAACCCGACCGATCCCGGCACGCCGGGCACCCCGGGGACGCCCACCGGCCCGGCGTCGCCGCCGCGGATCTGGGGCGTGACCGTGGACAATCCCTGGAACCTCCAGCCCACCGTGGACGCGCTGGCGGGGCTGCCGGTCCGGCCGATGGCGCGCGTGGTGTTCGACCTGGGTCAGGCTGCGGGCGACTACGCGCCGCTCCTCCCCGCCATCCACGCGGTGAGCGACGTGATGGGCGAGCTGGTGGACTCCTTCGAGGTGAGGAACCTCTCGGTGGACGCCTACCTGGCGCGGCAGCGCGAGTACCTCGACGCCCTCGACGGCTCGGTCGACGTCTGGGAGGTCGGGAACGAGATCAACGGCGAGTGGCTCGGCGAGACCGCCGACGTGGTGGCGAAGGTCGCGGGCGCCTTCGACCTCGTGAAGGCGCGCGGGAGGCCGGCCGCCGTGACGCTCTACCAGAACGCGGGGTGCTGGGCGTCGGCCGACCACGAGATGCTGGCGTGGGCGGAGGCGAACCTGCCGGCGTCGCTGCGCGAGGGCCTCGACTACGTGTGGGTGAGCTATTACGAGGACGACTGCCTCGGCCTGCAGCCCGACTGGCCCGCGGTGTTCGCGCGGCTGGGGGAGCTCTTCCCGAACGCGCGGCTCGGCATCGGCGAGTGCGGCACCGCCGACGCGGCCTCGAAGCCGTCGTACCTGAGCCGGTACTACGGCATGGAGCTCGATCACCCGCGGTTCGTGGGCGGGTACTTCTGGTGGTACTTCAGCCAGGACATGGTCCCGAGCTCGTCGCCGCTGTGGCAGGACCTGCGCGATCTGATCCTCGCCGGCTGAGCGCCGCCCCTGCCGGCGCGGGGGCGCGGCCGGTCAGCTCCGGCGCGCCTCGCGCACGAGCGGGATCACCCGCTGCCCGTCGCTGCGGGCGGGCCGGCCGCGATCGTCGGCGCCGGCGGCCTGGGCGTCACCGGCGGCGAGCGCCTCCGCGCTCGGGAACGCGTGCGAGGTCTTCACCCAGCGAAGCGGCTCGCCGGTCACCAGGTGGCGCACGTAGGTGACCACCGCGCGCGCCGTGGCCGCCAGGCTGATGACGTTCGCGACCAGCAGGCGCGGCAGGCAGAGCGTCGCCAGCCGTGCGCCGTAGAGTCGCCCCACGAAGCCCATCTTCACGCCGACGCGCAGCAGGAAGCCGGCGAGGTTGACGAGCAGCAGCGCCTGGATCAGCCCGCCGGCGGGGACGATGCGGGCCGGCGACCAGGACGCGCCGGTCATCCCCGCCGTCCAGACGCGCACCACCACGTACGCGAG encodes:
- a CDS encoding metallophosphoesterase family protein, whose amino-acid sequence is MTHGGGVDSIHRAFPSGSAPLPGARILRLGHISDLHVADRSRYPRNGFTARDCERHSTRLAKGLLDALREIGVDHLVVTGDLTFSGEPREFERAAELLRPFAEAGKLTVVPGNHDVWTEESVETGRFLRALGPDGKGMKKAAPSYPHVVPLGDEAVLVALDSARYGDDPWTTPGRLGGEQLRAARELAREHARLGRAVLLAFHHHVVLPPERVPSDAHVCRMPLADADQVVRLVAEVPVAAVLHGHRHTAFRVDLPGAAGPTPVLCAGSASRTADEPVRRARAYLYEVDRTGVRSVEALVAGTE
- a CDS encoding type II toxin-antitoxin system RelE family toxin; protein product: MADPTAKPSKPAAAKAAKPKKPGKPRTATKAAAPAKAAAGAVKAKANAPRRAPRPPAAAPPAPPLPDPSGDAPLHELSRDGLSVLLYVALLPDETRALVKDLGLTVPGFRTDALSDVERCDVLADEIRAAPATRARALDVLRKEFGGMPLPETHLEPRDADDLLAVGSSDHGLPLALWRVLADPVPGVRERALPVLEQLAKEYYGPAPEGAAPRDPGPKAPSPEQEAAAAAARVQALEKALERAEQQVESVRRKGEEQREKLQEWLKEARARAAQAVDEAARAREAADAAARARERAEAALSAAQATDAAAEAARQRAAARELEGRVAALDAKVARQAAREAELETALRDARAAAQAAPAGAPAAAGVEADEPEDAPSSWLMPVYTREFYDSLAGWDRRIQRAAFKQAALLAQDHRHPSLRALPLEGLPGYYRVRVATDVRLLYRRGERQNEIEILSLIDREDLDRYVRQAKTRQ
- the lexA gene encoding transcriptional repressor LexA, coding for MEGLTDRQLEVLRFIASQIEDHGYPPTIREIGEALDIRSTNGVNDHLKALERKGYLSRDPVKSRALIPTSAAREALGGGETGSNVVPLVRGPARPGSRMIEIPIVGRVAAGMPILAQERVEDTVQVDAFLLGTNKKVYGLRVQGDSMIGDGILPGDYVFVKKQLNADDGEIVVAMIDDEATVKRVYFEGDRVRFQPSNPRMAPIYVRHSDFRSTMILGVVVGVYRKLT
- a CDS encoding ABC1 kinase family protein; translation: MLGRAFQDLNRLRQISAAMARHGFGAYLERMRLRDVLGRDAPPPGEPLPPPDRSTAARFRTMLGELGPTFIKLGQLLSSRPDVLPSHWVDELEKLQDACPPVGVAEIRDEIERGLGRPVETLFAALDPVPLASASIAQVHRATTHEGVQVVVKVQRPRIREQIESDLALLHDLAGLLEAVIEETGIYTPTGVMEEFDRTIHEELDFSNEARNATAMYETSAGREFLVIPRVHKALSCDTVLTLDYVEGVKVSDVTAEAGFDLEQVARNVIEASFRQLFEDGLFHGDPHPGNILVLPGNRIALLDFGLVGRLSRVQQEALVTLIVAVALRDPETVARVLNRIGVPDARAPITEFREDIRVILDRYLGLRLDEIRSATLLRDLLDLAIRHRIRIPKEYAVLAKASVTIEGIIRRLYPKLDILEVGLPYAKELLLSRFNPSDASGLVMRSLLKLQGLAEDVPTQLSQILVDLEGGKFRVNVASDAIDRIGGHVRALAVLVFLGLLAAGLTVGGLVVLASGEGLLGGLALGAAAVLCAFAAAYHLATLRMRKISLRRWLKR